Proteins from one Polynucleobacter wuianus genomic window:
- a CDS encoding HpaII family restriction endonuclease has translation MNRGEWSEAYALLSLIANADFVLSDKSLADENSTQFKVKSILIPSNTPNKFVSLVVQDQSVIANYDGQQSSTPLTDIESVAKALFQKISSSSSTTFSFNELDTLWTKFFNPQIKATRSEKSDIKLEILDTSTQLKSIKGFSIKSNLGGATSLLNASQSTNFLYEAPHKISVPNITPKKLGKFVKPLPLKYLGSVNETYKLNLNKVDQNLESLISHLLVEYYGASNREKFVKDLLAIVANKNPLSLSNTSDYKIIMSKFLRATAFGMVPRDLWDGALSASGGMIIVKADGKLASFYLDDSHSNANLDNYLLEHSFFDTASTTRHDFGKVFDDKFFKFNLLIRL, from the coding sequence ATGAATCGTGGCGAATGGAGTGAAGCGTATGCGCTTCTTTCTCTTATTGCTAATGCTGATTTTGTTTTGTCGGATAAATCCTTAGCAGACGAAAATTCAACACAATTTAAAGTTAAATCCATTCTTATTCCCTCCAATACTCCCAATAAGTTTGTCAGTCTCGTTGTTCAAGACCAATCCGTTATTGCCAACTATGATGGGCAACAGAGTTCGACTCCTTTAACTGACATTGAAAGTGTTGCTAAAGCTCTTTTTCAAAAAATCTCATCCTCTTCTTCTACAACCTTCAGCTTTAATGAACTTGATACTTTATGGACTAAATTTTTTAATCCACAAATAAAGGCTACAAGATCAGAAAAGAGTGATATTAAATTAGAGATTCTTGATACAAGCACACAACTTAAATCAATTAAAGGCTTTAGTATCAAAAGCAATTTGGGCGGGGCAACTTCTTTACTAAACGCTTCACAATCTACAAATTTCTTATACGAAGCGCCACACAAGATAAGCGTCCCAAACATCACCCCAAAAAAGTTAGGTAAATTTGTTAAGCCATTGCCATTGAAATATCTTGGCTCTGTTAATGAGACATACAAATTGAATCTAAATAAAGTAGATCAAAACTTAGAAAGTCTTATTAGTCACTTATTAGTTGAATACTATGGGGCAAGCAACAGAGAAAAATTTGTAAAAGATTTATTAGCTATTGTTGCCAATAAGAATCCGCTTAGTCTTTCTAACACAAGTGATTACAAGATAATCATGTCTAAGTTTTTAAGAGCTACAGCATTTGGTATGGTCCCAAGAGACTTATGGGATGGTGCTTTATCAGCAAGTGGTGGAATGATTATTGTTAAGGCTGACGGAAAATTAGCCAGCTTCTATTTAGATGATTCTCATTCTAACGCTAACCTTGATAACTATTTGCTTGAACATAGTTTTTTTGACACGGCAAGCACAACAAGACATGACTTTGGTAAAGTTTTCGATGATAAGTTCTTCAAATTTAATTTGCTGATAAGGCTTTAA
- a CDS encoding tyrosine-type recombinase/integrase — MSNLNQLFSSVKIIYAPKAVKLLDSRITVFRRPNTHQWHCRFKLVNGKWHSASTGTEDLAQAKQQAISIYETVKIRTEAGLATSTRSFKQLAREEITRMARTATTPRTERKYKDYLFILEKYLIPFFGNFDVAKIDDEEVADFEAWRLAEMGKNAKQMTKKHHAMAYNRVMTLAKARGYIPLNKMIVPLDITGERGKSRPAFTVEELEQMYAYMPKWQIDVWHKQSTEIRYLCCAYVKFLVNTGVRHSTESMPLRWKHLQWHFIGSKRYLRIWVSGKTGARYLIAKNAVLEVLEELMRWHKLPFMDLNELIQAKLDRRVFTLQSGEMPHLMENIFRNLMKKSGLMKDAGGQNRTLYSLRHTYATLALADGIDIHTLAKQMGTSVVMIERHYSKLTAMMSAEKLA; from the coding sequence ATGTCAAATCTAAATCAGTTATTTTCAAGCGTAAAAATAATTTACGCTCCTAAAGCAGTGAAGTTGCTTGATAGCAGAATTACTGTGTTTAGGCGCCCTAATACCCATCAGTGGCACTGTCGTTTCAAGTTGGTTAATGGGAAGTGGCACTCAGCCTCAACGGGAACTGAAGACTTGGCGCAGGCTAAACAGCAGGCTATCTCCATCTACGAGACAGTCAAAATTAGAACAGAGGCTGGATTGGCTACTTCTACAAGAAGTTTCAAGCAGTTAGCAAGAGAAGAAATTACCAGAATGGCGAGGACGGCAACAACGCCACGCACTGAGCGCAAATACAAAGACTATTTGTTCATTTTAGAAAAGTATTTAATCCCATTTTTTGGCAACTTTGATGTCGCAAAGATTGATGACGAGGAAGTAGCTGACTTTGAGGCTTGGAGATTGGCGGAGATGGGTAAGAATGCCAAGCAGATGACAAAGAAGCATCACGCAATGGCTTACAACAGAGTGATGACGCTGGCAAAGGCGAGAGGCTATATTCCACTTAACAAAATGATTGTGCCGTTAGATATTACGGGGGAGCGTGGCAAATCACGCCCAGCTTTTACGGTAGAGGAGTTGGAGCAGATGTATGCCTATATGCCTAAGTGGCAGATAGATGTGTGGCATAAACAATCTACAGAAATACGCTACCTCTGTTGTGCTTATGTAAAGTTTTTGGTTAATACGGGCGTAAGACACAGCACTGAGTCAATGCCTTTGCGATGGAAACACTTACAGTGGCACTTTATAGGCTCTAAGAGGTATTTGCGTATATGGGTAAGTGGCAAGACAGGCGCAAGGTATTTAATCGCTAAAAACGCTGTTTTAGAGGTTTTGGAGGAGTTAATGCGGTGGCACAAGTTGCCCTTTATGGACTTAAACGAGCTAATCCAAGCAAAACTGGACAGAAGAGTCTTTACGCTTCAGTCTGGCGAAATGCCACATCTGATGGAAAACATCTTTAGAAACTTAATGAAAAAGAGTGGGCTGATGAAAGATGCTGGTGGGCAAAATAGAACGCTATACAGCCTGCGACATACCTACGCTACTTTGGCGCTGGCTGATGGGATTGATATACACACATTAGCGAAGCAGATGGGGACAAGCGTTGTGATGATAGAGCGCCACTATAGCAAGCTAACCGCAATGATGAGCGCCGAGAAATTGGCTTAG
- a CDS encoding exonuclease domain-containing protein — translation MGNLAIIVDLETTGLDGGSDQIIEIGAIKVDLDTGEVIDQFQTFTKPDDVYTYFGDEDEEFDEEDVEPDRLDPFIVELTGITDEMLEGAPSNPEAVEAFFQFAGDLQIWAYNAGFDSKFLNVHTEEHRPLKDVLALAKRTFPNLTNHKLATVAQELNISIEGAHRAIADCLITKEVLLKGIQFQIENPHPFHHGFKASDYRPKEEGMFFGKIIVFTGALVTMTRDGAATHASQFGFKIGSGVTKKTDYLVVGIQDLSTLAGHDKSTKQRKAEELIAEGVNIEILTENDFIRMCGIGE, via the coding sequence ATGGGAAATCTCGCAATCATCGTTGATCTAGAAACTACTGGTTTAGATGGTGGTAGCGATCAAATTATTGAAATTGGTGCAATTAAAGTAGATCTTGATACTGGTGAAGTAATAGATCAATTTCAGACTTTCACAAAGCCCGATGATGTCTATACATACTTTGGTGATGAGGATGAAGAGTTCGATGAAGAAGATGTTGAGCCTGACAGGCTTGATCCATTTATTGTTGAGTTAACTGGCATTACGGATGAAATGCTTGAGGGTGCACCTAGCAATCCAGAGGCGGTAGAAGCATTCTTTCAGTTTGCTGGCGATTTACAGATATGGGCATATAACGCAGGCTTTGATAGCAAGTTTTTAAATGTTCACACTGAAGAGCATCGTCCTTTAAAAGATGTTCTGGCCTTGGCAAAAAGGACATTTCCGAATCTAACTAATCACAAATTAGCAACTGTTGCGCAGGAACTTAATATTTCTATTGAGGGCGCACATCGCGCCATTGCTGACTGTTTAATAACCAAAGAAGTTTTGCTGAAAGGCATTCAGTTTCAGATAGAAAATCCACACCCCTTTCATCATGGCTTTAAGGCATCTGACTATCGCCCAAAAGAAGAGGGAATGTTTTTTGGCAAGATAATTGTTTTCACGGGTGCTCTTGTGACAATGACTAGGGATGGTGCCGCAACACATGCCAGTCAGTTTGGGTTCAAGATTGGCTCAGGCGTCACAAAGAAAACTGATTATCTGGTCGTGGGAATTCAAGATCTTTCCACTTTAGCTGGGCATGATAAGAGTACTAAGCAAAGAAAGGCAGAGGAGTTGATTGCCGAAGGGGTTAATATTGAAATTCTTACCGAAAATGACTTTATAAGAATGTGTGGGATTGGCGAATGA
- a CDS encoding tyrosine-type recombinase/integrase, translating to MPKETEVLALFFQSTSTPEKSPQLKYLENLATGKLVHMRDGNITLYKRERSKQWQMRFRLYDKKWHRVSTGYEDLEYAKKKAGDIYDRARFMEELGLPPLNKRFDSAAEATKVELQSDLDNGVGKKIYVDYISVIDNYLTPFFGKKHLTNINHQDIAEYEVWRAEKMKRKLMHSTMMTHFSAYNRVFDLAIKRGWLSDKHPVPRLGTKGEKSTPRPAFTRKEIDYLLEFLKTWSQGGKTQEAHLGRLLLRDYIEILMATGMRHGTEAFNIQWRHLEWHTDKSVRYLRIWVSGKTGPRWLIARHEAVPVIERLKSRFTEWDHLTLDQLLEEKSDEFLWRHPNGERPYDFVSSFKWLMKDSGLLLSTTGAKRTMYSFRHTYATFSLVEWGMDIHTLAKQMGTSVQMLERFYSKLTATLAAEKLAG from the coding sequence ATGCCCAAAGAAACAGAAGTGCTTGCCCTTTTCTTTCAAAGCACCTCTACCCCTGAAAAATCACCCCAACTTAAATATCTAGAAAACCTAGCTACTGGCAAGCTAGTACACATGAGGGATGGCAACATTACCCTCTATAAGCGAGAGCGCAGTAAGCAATGGCAAATGCGCTTTCGGCTTTATGACAAGAAGTGGCACAGAGTTAGTACTGGCTATGAGGATCTGGAATACGCCAAGAAGAAAGCTGGCGATATATATGACAGAGCCCGCTTTATGGAAGAGCTGGGATTGCCACCACTTAATAAGCGATTTGACTCTGCAGCTGAGGCTACAAAAGTAGAGTTACAGAGTGATTTAGATAATGGCGTTGGTAAAAAAATCTATGTAGATTACATATCCGTTATAGATAACTATCTAACCCCATTCTTTGGCAAAAAGCATTTAACCAATATCAACCATCAAGATATTGCTGAGTATGAAGTTTGGCGAGCAGAAAAGATGAAACGCAAACTCATGCACTCAACCATGATGACCCACTTCTCCGCTTACAACAGGGTATTTGATCTAGCAATTAAAAGAGGCTGGCTTAGTGACAAACACCCAGTTCCAAGGTTAGGCACTAAAGGTGAAAAGAGCACTCCGAGACCTGCCTTCACTAGAAAAGAAATTGACTACTTACTGGAGTTCTTAAAAACATGGAGTCAAGGTGGCAAAACCCAAGAAGCTCACCTTGGCAGACTATTACTACGAGATTACATAGAAATACTAATGGCGACAGGCATGAGACATGGAACAGAAGCATTCAATATCCAATGGCGACACCTAGAGTGGCATACAGATAAGAGTGTTCGATACCTGCGAATATGGGTAAGCGGTAAAACAGGTCCACGCTGGCTGATTGCAAGACATGAAGCGGTTCCCGTCATCGAACGCTTAAAAAGCCGGTTTACCGAATGGGATCATTTAACCCTCGACCAATTACTAGAAGAAAAGAGTGATGAGTTCTTGTGGCGACATCCCAATGGGGAGCGTCCTTATGACTTTGTCAGTAGCTTTAAGTGGCTCATGAAGGACTCAGGCTTATTGCTATCAACTACGGGGGCTAAACGCACTATGTACAGCTTTAGACACACATACGCTACGTTTAGCTTAGTGGAATGGGGCATGGATATACATACGCTAGCCAAACAGATGGGCACTTCCGTACAAATGCTAGAGCGGTTCTATAGCAAGCTCACCGCTACGCTTGCTGCAGAAAAGTTGGCAGGATAA
- a CDS encoding DUF6641 family protein → MSTLNSLKMVNSKKPTSIPPILQRRNKLSTKVWEQIQLAKAQREGSTFTVKKFKSVKDYDGSRKTVEHQKRVRQWWFVSSDGKVCLNVRYGSRVI, encoded by the coding sequence ATGAGCACATTAAACAGTTTGAAAATGGTTAATTCCAAAAAGCCAACGTCTATTCCACCCATTTTGCAGCGACGCAATAAGCTCTCTACAAAAGTATGGGAGCAGATCCAGTTAGCTAAAGCCCAGCGTGAAGGCAGTACTTTTACTGTTAAGAAATTTAAATCAGTTAAAGACTATGACGGGTCACGTAAAACCGTAGAGCATCAAAAGCGTGTACGTCAGTGGTGGTTTGTGTCTAGTGACGGCAAGGTTTGTTTAAACGTGCGCTATGGAAGTCGCGTAATTTAG
- a CDS encoding tyrosine-type recombinase/integrase, giving the protein MSQAKTLNTTELRRVLDHIATRKHSARNRCALLLTHYAGMRVGEVAALRICDVLNDSGTIKDEIRLKPEQTKGKYARTVYINARMQKEIVQYIKLIRITDTNKPLFYTQKRAGFSANTLTQYFHFLYRRAGLEGCSSHSGRRSFLTSLANKGTAIHILKSLAGHRNISTTAGYLYSSPDQMKAAVELV; this is encoded by the coding sequence ATGTCACAAGCAAAAACATTAAACACAACAGAACTACGCAGAGTGCTAGATCACATCGCTACACGCAAGCATTCAGCCCGCAATCGATGTGCCCTGCTTTTAACCCATTACGCTGGAATGCGTGTCGGAGAAGTTGCAGCACTTCGCATTTGCGACGTTTTAAACGACAGCGGAACGATTAAAGATGAAATCCGCTTAAAGCCAGAGCAAACCAAGGGCAAATACGCTAGAACTGTATATATCAATGCCCGTATGCAAAAAGAGATAGTCCAGTACATCAAACTAATCCGCATTACAGATACCAATAAGCCTTTGTTCTACACCCAAAAACGAGCTGGGTTTTCAGCAAACACACTTACGCAGTACTTTCACTTCCTATATAGACGTGCGGGACTTGAAGGTTGCAGCTCTCATTCAGGAAGAAGGTCATTCCTAACTTCGTTGGCAAATAAAGGCACAGCCATACATATATTGAAATCCTTGGCAGGCCATCGCAATATTAGTACGACCGCTGGATATTTGTACTCCAGCCCAGACCAAATGAAGGCCGCCGTAGAGCTAGTTTAA
- a CDS encoding heavy metal translocating P-type ATPase has translation MSECNTSCSCSTSTPVTKASEIRSKNKAIYRIENMDCPTEEALIRKKLVSVSGIESLDFNLMQRILTVGHNLNSLDAIESALGSIGMQAVLQSGQTSTKDSSIEPIPKKNWWPLAVAGITATLAEIMELLQLGNQWIVIALVIASIASGGLTIYKKGWIALKNGNLNINALMSIAVTGAMAIGSWPEAAMVMFLFTLAEVIEAKSLDRARNAIRGLLDLTPETATVQQADGSWVLTDVKAIALGALVRVRPGERIALDGILISGNSAVNQAPITGESLPVDKIVGDEVFAGTINQTGSFEYKVTAEATHSTLARIIHAVEAAQGSRAPTQRFVDQFAKIYTPAVFLLAVLVAVLPPLLMAQSWQEWIYKALVMLVIACPCALVISTPVTIVSGLAAAARKGILIKGGAFLEAGRSMKVLAVDKTGTLTYGKPAQTDFFALSSNDKHIHEIAISLAARSDHPVSLAIAHANQEQKNDLKTVDSFEAILGRGVKGVIEDNLYYLGNHRLIEELGLCSDDIENRLLPLEQQGKTAVLLTNQTEVLAIIAVADTVRETSKQAIDELHQLGVTTIMLTGDNQHTAKAIGKQVGVDEIMGNLLPEDKLKIIDSRLKKDPNVKVGMVGDGINDAPALARASIGFAMGAAGTDTAIETADVALMDDDLRKIATFIRLSKSTALILTQNIVLALGIKAIFLVLTFTGQATMWMAVFADMGASLLVVANGLRLLRS, from the coding sequence ATGAGCGAATGCAATACCTCCTGTAGTTGTTCTACATCAACCCCTGTGACAAAGGCTTCTGAGATACGGAGCAAGAATAAGGCCATCTATCGCATTGAAAATATGGACTGCCCAACTGAAGAGGCGCTTATTCGCAAAAAGCTAGTTAGTGTAAGCGGCATTGAGTCGCTGGACTTTAACTTAATGCAAAGGATACTCACGGTTGGTCACAATCTCAACTCACTTGACGCTATCGAGTCCGCTTTGGGTTCAATTGGAATGCAGGCGGTGCTACAAAGTGGTCAGACTTCTACAAAGGACAGCTCGATTGAGCCTATACCTAAAAAAAATTGGTGGCCATTGGCTGTTGCAGGTATCACTGCAACCTTGGCTGAAATCATGGAATTGCTGCAACTTGGTAATCAGTGGATTGTCATTGCTCTAGTAATCGCCTCAATTGCTTCAGGTGGCCTGACCATCTATAAAAAGGGCTGGATTGCATTAAAGAATGGCAATCTCAATATCAATGCCTTAATGTCAATTGCAGTCACAGGCGCGATGGCGATTGGAAGTTGGCCAGAAGCCGCCATGGTGATGTTCTTATTTACTCTAGCTGAAGTAATTGAAGCCAAGTCATTAGATCGTGCTCGTAATGCGATTCGTGGATTATTAGACCTCACCCCTGAAACCGCAACCGTTCAGCAAGCCGATGGCTCTTGGGTGCTAACGGATGTAAAGGCTATCGCTTTAGGTGCTTTAGTTCGAGTGCGTCCTGGAGAGCGAATAGCTTTAGACGGCATATTAATAAGTGGTAACTCGGCAGTAAATCAAGCGCCAATCACGGGTGAGAGCCTACCCGTCGATAAGATAGTTGGCGATGAGGTATTTGCAGGAACGATCAATCAGACAGGATCGTTCGAATACAAAGTTACTGCAGAAGCGACTCATTCAACGCTAGCTCGAATTATTCATGCAGTTGAAGCAGCGCAAGGAAGTCGTGCGCCCACCCAGCGTTTTGTTGATCAATTCGCCAAGATCTATACGCCAGCTGTTTTTTTGCTTGCGGTGTTAGTCGCTGTTTTGCCTCCATTGTTAATGGCGCAGTCATGGCAAGAGTGGATCTATAAAGCATTAGTCATGTTAGTGATTGCCTGCCCTTGTGCTTTGGTGATCTCAACACCAGTAACGATTGTGAGTGGCTTAGCAGCCGCTGCAAGAAAAGGCATCTTAATTAAAGGAGGCGCTTTTTTAGAAGCAGGACGGAGCATGAAGGTCTTAGCAGTAGATAAGACAGGGACACTAACCTACGGGAAGCCTGCACAAACGGACTTTTTTGCATTAAGTAGCAATGACAAGCATATTCACGAAATTGCCATCAGTCTTGCAGCGCGATCTGATCATCCCGTATCTCTAGCAATTGCCCATGCTAATCAAGAGCAAAAGAATGATTTAAAGACTGTAGATAGCTTTGAGGCGATTCTGGGTCGCGGTGTCAAAGGCGTTATTGAGGATAATTTGTATTACCTTGGCAATCATCGACTGATTGAAGAATTGGGTTTGTGCTCTGATGATATTGAGAATCGTTTATTACCACTAGAGCAGCAAGGCAAAACGGCCGTATTGCTTACCAACCAAACAGAGGTTTTAGCCATTATTGCGGTGGCCGATACTGTTAGAGAAACAAGCAAGCAGGCTATTGATGAGCTTCACCAATTAGGCGTGACTACCATCATGCTCACTGGTGACAATCAGCACACCGCTAAGGCAATAGGTAAACAGGTGGGTGTCGATGAGATTATGGGTAATTTATTGCCTGAAGATAAGCTCAAAATAATTGACAGTCGCCTAAAAAAGGATCCCAATGTAAAGGTAGGCATGGTTGGAGATGGCATTAATGATGCCCCCGCTTTAGCAAGAGCAAGTATTGGATTTGCGATGGGGGCGGCTGGAACCGATACTGCGATAGAGACTGCTGATGTTGCGCTAATGGATGATGATTTACGCAAGATTGCTACCTTTATTCGGCTATCCAAATCAACCGCTCTAATTCTGACTCAAAACATTGTTCTTGCTCTTGGCATTAAAGCTATTTTCCTTGTGCTTACCTTTACAGGGCAAGCCACGATGTGGATGGCGGTATTTGCGGATATGGGTGCGAGCTTGCTAGTAGTGGCAAATGGATTGCGGTTATTAAGAAGCTAG
- the cadR gene encoding Cd(II)/Pb(II)-responsive transcriptional regulator: MRIGELATATGTQVETIRFYEQEGLLAKPARSEGNFRIYGDQHLQRLTFIRHCRSLDMTLSEIRQLLRLKDLPDENCDAVNELLDAHIEGVSNRINELRQLERQLKLLRKQCHANQDSAHCGILNKLSLPVK, from the coding sequence ATGAGAATTGGTGAACTAGCAACAGCCACAGGCACTCAAGTGGAAACTATTCGGTTTTATGAGCAAGAGGGTTTGTTAGCAAAACCGGCTCGATCTGAGGGTAACTTCCGAATCTACGGGGATCAGCACCTGCAACGCCTTACATTTATTCGCCACTGCCGCTCGCTGGACATGACCTTAAGTGAAATTCGTCAATTACTTCGCTTAAAAGATTTGCCCGATGAAAACTGTGATGCAGTAAATGAATTGCTTGATGCCCATATTGAAGGTGTAAGCAATCGAATTAATGAGCTACGCCAACTTGAGCGACAATTAAAGCTGCTCAGAAAACAATGTCATGCGAATCAGGACTCAGCACACTGCGGGATCTTAAATAAATTATCGCTACCCGTGAAGTAA
- a CDS encoding heavy-metal-associated domain-containing protein, with protein sequence MKKIFIATLLALTLSPAFAVTSMKATVNGMVCAFCAQGIEKRISKMLSTKAVYVDLKQKTVVVEPKDGMALDQKAIIEEVKDAGYDIVKVESVPKSVAELKAELVANK encoded by the coding sequence ATGAAAAAGATTTTTATAGCAACGCTCTTAGCCCTCACTTTATCCCCAGCATTTGCAGTAACCAGTATGAAAGCAACCGTCAATGGCATGGTCTGCGCTTTTTGTGCTCAAGGTATTGAAAAGCGAATTTCTAAAATGCTATCAACCAAGGCCGTCTATGTGGATCTCAAACAAAAGACCGTCGTTGTTGAGCCAAAAGACGGCATGGCTTTGGATCAAAAGGCCATTATTGAGGAAGTCAAGGATGCAGGGTATGACATCGTCAAAGTAGAGTCAGTACCTAAAAGTGTTGCAGAACTCAAAGCAGAACTAGTGGCTAACAAATGA
- a CDS encoding copper-binding protein, which translates to MKKFVFGILFLITSLSWAAPDWTKAQIVKVEPERHRIVLKHERIQSIDMDAMTMLFDTAPKLNLKGYKAGDQVRFQVKISDGALEVVALEKAP; encoded by the coding sequence ATGAAAAAATTTGTATTTGGTATTTTATTTCTCATCACTTCACTGTCTTGGGCGGCGCCTGATTGGACCAAAGCGCAAATAGTCAAAGTAGAGCCTGAGCGTCATCGTATTGTGCTTAAGCATGAGCGGATTCAAAGCATTGATATGGATGCTATGACTATGCTTTTTGATACTGCGCCCAAGTTAAATCTTAAGGGCTATAAAGCAGGTGATCAGGTACGCTTTCAGGTCAAAATCAGTGATGGGGCGCTAGAAGTAGTTGCCCTGGAGAAGGCGCCATGA